The DNA sequence actcactggtatgtcgaagggttgtAACCCCCGAGTCGGCCTTGACTGTGCTCggcctcgggataagtctcccctatatgcgaaacaactataaaaacgttaatttaaagcacataaccaatactggttaataatttctcatacattgctcaaatgaggtGTTTAAATATatcaacgtgatctacacaacctcaggaacaggcccaaatttttaaaataatttttggagcccTCACGCACCGGCAAGGGCATGGCCCTACTCGCCCCCACGCGCGGGCAAACCTTAACTGAGGCCTAAcagccgttaggaatattctgttaaatttaaggaatattccattaaatttAACTAACACCGTTAGTTgccattaggaatattccgtcatcaCCTACATTTGAACTCCGGTGACCATCGCCGTCGtcgaaaattgaaaaatctaaaaattcttttaacttcttcattttgcaccaaaattcatgaaacttaaaccaaattgaagcttacaatgagtagaacacattcttaccaaTTTCAAGCTCTAAAAATCACGGGATCTCACTAGAGAAGGCACGATAATTCCAGCCAACTTTCAAACtcgacttcccgacgtccaatttgcttggtttttcttctccgagcttcgtgagaatgtcctaaagcttcctatgAGCTTAAAATCCCCtaaaacatccataattacgaCTGCATGAACAATACTCAAATATGGGGTGATGGTTTCTCGGGGTTTTGAGGGTTTCACGATCTAAAAATGGCATACATGAACTCAGAGACTTGCAAGGAGTTCGAATCTTACCTTCTTAACGTCGATCCGTGCGTGAAATGTGAGTTTGGTGTTCGTCCGTACGTTTTGTACGGAAATGGTAGGAAGGCCGAgataatgagagagagagagagagagagagtgcatggggttgtttttgtgtgtgtgtgtgtcttcacttgatcatcaaccaaaacaaacaaaagtttAACTTTTAATTGAGTCCAAAACTTAGGATTTTAACATATTGGTCTACATCCCAAAAACATGTCACACACATCACAATCTCAATGTTCAAGGATAAAATCGTCATTTCATACCGTCGAAACTAAATATTTCAGGATTGGCTATAACACTAACGACCTGTCTATGTGATGCATGGTTGACATCATCATGACGTCAACCACAATTTAAATTactaaaaactaattaaaaaataaaaattatatatttttctataaatacctaaccatgtTATTTTAGTTTACACTACATTTTAGGAATGAGTTCGGTTTTGAAAACGGTTcgcttttttgtaaaaattgaaaccgaaccaaaatttcagttcagttcaaattttttttggttttttttggttcgatttttttcggttcCGGTTATTTTCGGTTCGatatttttcccttttttttatatatattaaatttggaGCATGAAGCAAGCATGCTTCCTGCCTTGAACAGAAATCAACCTGCAACTCTGCAACATGGTTTGGAAGAACAGCGAGAGAAtccaagtataaaataaaataaaagaaaaaaaataaaataaagagaatTAACAGAGGCGGATGAGCATGAGTCGAAATCGTAAGAGATCCATCTCGACATGATTCACACGCcgtaaaaatattattattattatttaagtttTCAGTTTGGACCCTACCCTGAAATCCTCCGCATATAAACCCAGCTGTTCGCCATTTTTTCTTCCTCTGTTTACTCAGTTCGGTCAGGCTCGCCGCCAATGGTGACGGAAGACAATAGCGAGAGTTGCGGGAGTAGAGCGCTGGGAGAGATCGGAAGGAGCGGAGGGAAATTCATGGTTTGGAAGAAGGAATCTGCGACCGCGAGGATAGGAGAAGACGGGAGAgtgtgatttggaggaagagaggaaggaaagagagagactgaggaagcAGAGAGGATGAAAGCAGCGGATtggagagagagcgagagagattTTGAGAAAAGCAAGAGAAAACTAAAATGGGAGTGACGGCTAGGGTTAGTAGactttaaaaatttataaagcATTAAAGATTAGAATACCTATAAATATATTACTCGAGCAACTGAAGGCCCACAATCGGGTTGGCTTGAAGCAATATTCCCAACCTGGAGGAAAGGGGTTCGAATCCTCATGCCATTGGGAATTTACATATGATTTTCATAAATcaaatcggttcggtttggtttggttttcagATCTTAAAAATCGAAATATAGAACCAACAaaatttggttcggttcggtttgataGTTGCGGTTTCATTTTTTTAGGTCTTGGTTCGGGTTTCAATCCgatttttttcgattttcggTTTTTCCAACCCATCCCtactacatttcaatattttcaaacatttttaaccaatttttaattattatctaaaaataaaaatataagttgttttttcattattttataaaataaaataatatactaatattttaatacgaattaTTTGACTATTCACTTTATGAGTGGAAATGCACTTCGACATTTACCATTCATTATGGACCGTTACTGTTTATTTAAAGAAATTGAGTTGCCTATTGATGTGGATGAGGCCTTATTACACTGGAAGTTAGATTTATCTTTATTTACTAGATTTGAAAGATGAAGGAACTTACTGCTGGTTTGGAAGCGAGACTTGTGGTTAAAGGAGGTTGGAATGCCTAGTCTTCTGTGTAATCGTGACTTGCTATtagttatcttttttttttttttttttttaaggggggGGTGGGGGGAAGGATGAAGGAACAGGTCATCGCGTGCTCCACTCCAGAGAGTAGTGAATTACTTCGCTGTGTCGGCGGATAACTCAACAGGTAATTCCATTTCCACCAGGAGTTGAGGACCAAAGTCATCAAATTTCTGCTCGAATAGAATGCCACTGATTTGTCACCacctttcctcttcttcctcttcttcctaaTTATATATAATCTCCTCCTAAATTCTCTcccactcactctctctctctctagcttccGCAGATTCTCTCACTACTCTCTAGCACTCACTACCACTGTGGGGGATGCAGAGCGAGAGAGAAGTTCAAATACAATAAACCCACTTGAGAACTCTCTCACACAGCTTTCTCACCAATTTTCAGGTAACCAATTTGATCTGTGCTTGCACTTGCTTTTTCTGGGGGTCTCTGGAAAAACAGTGCATCTGTTTTTGGCTTAAAAGTTTTCAGATTTAAATTTCGTTGTTTGTTCTTCTTGCATTCATATCcaaagttgttttcttttttttgggtaagATCCAAAGTTTTGTTTGAGGTGAAAAGGATTCAAAATTTAAAGATCCAAAGGGTGAGCTCCATTTGAGGAAATAGGTTTAATGATGATGATAAAATTTGTTAACTGATGGAAATTTAATCCTATGACATACTTAGAAGCAGCAATGTCTTTAAGTTTAAATTAACTGGTGGAACATGATATGGGTTTGATCCCACTTATTCGTCACTCCATTTAATCCTATTGTGATTGCAAAATGCAAACTCACACTCTTTTCAGCAAATCTAGTTACTGCTGATTTCTGCAAGTCCTTAACTAGTTAACCATAACAATGTATGCACAGTTGCCTTTAGAAACGTACCGTATTTGGGAATCCATCCCCGTTCTCATGTCTCAAACTTTGTACAGTGGTGCCATCTGGATTTCTTTTACTATCATCCAGGATGTTTTATGTTAATTAAGTACTTCTTGGTTCGTATGTgaagatacacacacacacatatatatgtatatacttgGAATTTGTATTTTCAAGATTGGCTAAATGTAGAATGAGCAACAAGTTATCGTTGTGTAGGTTATTTATACCAGAAGCCTTTCGAATTGAAAGCCTGATGCATATTGACTACAACTTTAGCTAGAGAAAATTAACAGTACTTACTTTGGAACAAATAGTCGAgttattctttttaaattttaataggcATGCGTATTATATTCTTCGATAAATAGCTGTCTACTTAATACTGTTCATGAATTTGCCCTTCATTACATTTTGGTAGGGCTTGGCTTCATCTTGTCAACCATTgatcatttacttcaaataccTGCCTCTCAATTTTCTATTAATTGTGCAGGTTTGAGGGAGTTATTGCAAGAATATCATGGGCCCCAAGCATAATTCTTCAGGAAACAGAACAAGAAGCACATTATCTATATTTGTTGTgatttctctttgttgtttcttcTACCTTCTTGGAGCATGGCAAAAGAGCGGTTTTGGAAAAGGTGATAAGATAGCATTTCAAGTTACCAAACAGAAAGATTGCAATGTCTTTGCTGAGTTGAACTctgatttgaactttgaaacTCATCACAATGTCGTGGAGATAGTTGAACCTTCTGAACCTAAAGCCAAAGAGTTCAAACCTTGTCATGTGAAATATGCTGATTATACCCCTTGTCAAGAGCAAGACCGAGCAATGAAATTCCCCAGGGAAAATATGATATACAGGGAAAGACATTGTCCACCAGAAGAGGAAAAATTGCATTGTCTTATTCCAGCACGGGAAGGGTATATGACTCCATTCCCCTGGCCTAAAGGCCGTGACTATGTCCACTATGGAAATGTACCTTATAAAAGCCTCACAGTTGAGAAAGCTGTACAGAACTGGGTGCAATTTCAGGGAAATGTTTTCAAATTTCCAGGTGGAGGAACAATGTTCCCCCAAGGCGCAGATGCATATATTGATGAACTTGCATCAGTTATTCCGATTGCAGATGGCTCTGTCAGGACAGCATTGGATACCGGTTGTGGAGTATGCTTGTTTTCTAAACTATTTATGTGCTTTTATTATTGCATATGCATGTCTACATTAATTTCTCCACTCTGCGATTCTATCATTTGCATTCAGTTTGAGCTTTTTACCTTCCTCCAGTCAATCCAAGACTGACAAGAGCATTAGCTTTTCACCCTCCAGAGAATATTGAAGAACCTGTCACTTCCGACCAACCTGTCATTTAAAAAAGCACTATGCATATACTGACTGCAAATGCACATTCAATCAGTGCCTATATACTTGTGACTAGATGATTTATGTGCATGAGCAGTGATCTATAATCGTGTACATGTTCACAGAGAGTCAGTTCATTCATTTGGTTGTGGTTCCGTACTAATGAGGCCAAGCATAACCCAGGTTGCAAGTTGGGGTGCATACTTATTGAAGAGAAATGTATTAGCCATGTCCTTTGCACCGCGGGACAATCATGAAGCCCAAGTGCAGTTTGCATTGGAGCGAGGAGTACCTGCTGTTATCGGTGTGCTTGGATCGATTCGTCTTCCATACCCAGCTAGGGCCTTTGATATGGCCCAGTGCTCTCGGTGTTTAATTCCATGGACTGCAAATGGTAAGATCTTGGAGTAACCAACATTAAGCTTGAGCAATCACATTTGATATCTTTTGTTTTGTATTATATACTGATAAAATATAGTTGAAATTACAAACTCTAAATAAGATATAAAAAGTAGAAAAACATATCTAAATTGCTAAACATTTATACTTGATTTCTATTTGTATAAGCAATTACTGATTTGCAAAGTTAACCATTTTCCTGAAACTCTTACATGTCTGGCAGTTAATTTAGTTACCAACCCTGCTAATTTCCCTTTCCCAATTCTCTTGTTTGATAATGAATTCCCCCCAGTTGACTTCTATATAAAAGAGGGATTCTTGTTGGAGTTCCATCTTCTACTTTGTTTTCCATGTTTTAACATGCAAGAATAGTTTATTTACTGAATATGGTGAAATTTTATGATTCAAATATGAATGCCTTCGTGTAGATGGAATGTACCTAAAAGAAGTTGATAGGGTCCTTAGACCTGGTGGATACTGGATATTGTCTGGACCTCCAATTAATTGGAAGACCTACTACAAAACGTGGAAGCGGTCTAAGGAGGACGTGCAGGCAGAGCAAAAACAGATTGAAGCACTAGCTGAAAGTCTTTGCTGGGAGAAAAAGTATGAGAAAGGAGATATGGCTATCTGGAAGAAAAAAGTTAATACAAAATCCTGCAGGAGAAAGTCTGTCGATGTATGCCAGACAGAGGATACTGATGATGTCTGGTGAGTCTCCAGGCACTATGGTTGCTTGTGATATTACTTTGGTATTTAATAACCCATTTTTTTAGCCTTGTTTAGTTGTTTTAAACCTACCCTAATCATGTATATAGATAATCTATAGTCATCGATATGTAAACCTCCCACTAAATTTGAGGTTTGGTCGATCTTTCTGAAGTGGTACAGAATCAGTTAGGGGAAAGAGCCCCATGCCTTTGCAGCAGATGACAGGATAGCGCAAGAAAAACATTTTTGAAAATCTCAAATTGTATGATATTGGGTAACTTTCGTCCAGCAATTTGGTTTACTTATCTAGGAAAATGCTAAATATAACACAAGTTTTACAAGCAGAAGTAGTTGAATTGGCATGCTGCATATCCCACATTCCCAATCCTATGTACGGGTGCTCTACTGCTACACATGTTTGCATTGTTTAGTCTGCTTGTTCAGTATTAGACttttagccaaaattcattGATATAAGCGAAATGATTGTATAACTTAACATTCcattcgttaaagtgaacatttttctcttttttactTTGTTACAGCCATCCTAATTGTTACTTTTATGTGGTCTGTTCCAGGTACAAGAAAATGGACACATGTGTAACCCCTTCTCCTGACGTAACCAATGCAAATGAAGTAGCTGTAGGGGAGTTGAAGTTTCCTGCAAGGCTTTATGCAGTCCCTCCTCGAATAGCT is a window from the Malus domestica chromosome 16, GDT2T_hap1 genome containing:
- the LOC103426669 gene encoding probable methyltransferase PMT14 isoform X2 gives rise to the protein MGPKHNSSGNRTRSTLSIFVVISLCCFFYLLGAWQKSGFGKGDKIAFQVTKQKDCNVFAELNSDLNFETHHNVVEIVEPSEPKAKEFKPCHVKYADYTPCQEQDRAMKFPRENMIYRERHCPPEEEKLHCLIPAREGYMTPFPWPKGRDYVHYGNVPYKSLTVEKAVQNWVQFQGNVFKFPGGGTMFPQGADAYIDELASVIPIADGSVRTALDTGCGVASWGAYLLKRNVLAMSFAPRDNHEAQVQFALERGVPAVIGVLGSIRLPYPARAFDMAQCSRCLIPWTANDGMYLKEVDRVLRPGGYWILSGPPINWKTYYKTWKRSKEDVQAEQKQIEALAESLCWEKKYEKGDMAIWKKKVNTKSCRRKSVDVCQTEDTDDVWYKKMDTCVTPSPDVTNANEVAVGELKFPARLYAVPPRIANGLVVGVTTKSYQEDNKLWKKHVNVYKRINRLIGTTRYRNVMDMNACLGGFAAALESRKLWVMNVVPTIAKNTLGVIYERGLIGIYHDWCEGFSTYPRSYDLIHASGVFSLYKNECKLEDILLEMDRILRPEGTVILRDEVDVLNKVRKIVGGMRWDAKIMDHEDGPLVPEKILVVVKQYWVAGSGNSTSSDE
- the LOC103426669 gene encoding probable methyltransferase PMT14 isoform X1, which codes for MGPKHNSSGNRTRSTLSIFVVISLCCFFYLLGAWQKSGFGKGDKIAFQVTKQKDCNVFAELNSDLNFETHHNVVEIVEPSEPKAKEFKPCHVKYADYTPCQEQDRAMKFPRENMIYRERHCPPEEEKLHCLIPAREGYMTPFPWPKGRDYVHYGNVPYKSLTVEKAVQNWVQFQGNVFKFPGGGTMFPQGADAYIDELASVIPIADGSVRTALDTGCGVASWGAYLLKRNVLAMSFAPRDNHEAQVQFALERGVPAVIGVLGSIRLPYPARAFDMAQCSRCLIPWTANDGMYLKEVDRVLRPGGYWILSGPPINWKTYYKTWKRSKEDVQAEQKQIEALAESLCWEKKYEKGDMAIWKKKVNTKSCRRKSVDVCQTEDTDDVWYKKMDTCVTPSPDVTNANEVAVGELKFPARLYAVPPRIANGLVVGVTTKSYQEDNKLWKKHVNVYKRINRLIGTTRYRNVMDMNACLGGFAAALESRKLWVMNVVPTIAKNTLGVIYERGLIGIYHDWCEGFSTYPRSYDLIHASGVFSLYKNDRCKLEDILLEMDRILRPEGTVILRDEVDVLNKVRKIVGGMRWDAKIMDHEDGPLVPEKILVVVKQYWVAGSGNSTSSDE